The genomic DNA TTGGAACCGGCATTGGACGCACTAGATCGTATCTGCGTCATTATACCAGGCCCCGGGCGTGGGGAGGAGGGCACTCGCACGGCGCCGTATAGGGGGGCGTATGGCTACACCGCTTGCACACCGCGTAGCGCTCGTCACCGGCGGCGGCACCGGGATCGGCCGGGCCATCGCGCTGGCGCTCGCCGAGCATGGGGCGGATGTCGCGATCAACTACAGCCGCTCGCGCGAGGATGCCGAACGGACCGCCGGAACCGTCCGCGAGTTGGGACGGCGCGGCTTCGCGGTCCGCGCCGATGTCTCTTGCGATCGCGAAGCGGCCGAGATGGTCGATCGCGTGGTCGGCGAATGGGGACGGTTGGATATCCTGGTCAACAACGCGGGGACGACCTCGTTCGTGGAGCACAAGAATCTCGATGGCCTCACCGACGAGATCTGGGACCGGATCCTGTCGGTGAATGTGAAGGGGACGTTTTTCTGCAGCCGCGCGGCGGCGCGCGTGATGACCGACGGACGGATCATCAACATCGGGTCGGTCGCCGGCATCAGGGGAACGGGGAGTTCTATCGCGTACGCGGCCAGCAAAGGGGCGATCCACACCATGACGCTCTCCCTCGCGCGCGCGCTGGCGCCCCGGATCACGGTGAATACCATCGCACCCGGGCTCATCGAGACCCGGTGGCATCTTGGTCGGGAAGTCCAGAACGCGAAGGCGGTGGAATCGATCCCGGTTCAGCGGAGCGGCCGCCCCGAAGACATCGCAC from bacterium includes the following:
- a CDS encoding SDR family oxidoreductase: MATPLAHRVALVTGGGTGIGRAIALALAEHGADVAINYSRSREDAERTAGTVRELGRRGFAVRADVSCDREAAEMVDRVVGEWGRLDILVNNAGTTSFVEHKNLDGLTDEIWDRILSVNVKGTFFCSRAAARVMTDGRIINIGSVAGIRGTGSSIAYAASKGAIHTMTLSLARALAPRITVNTIAPGLIETRWHLGREVQNAKAVESIPVQRSGRPEDIAHIAAALATSENFLTGQIIVVDGGALL